A single Paenibacillus kribbensis DNA region contains:
- a CDS encoding PAS domain-containing sensor histidine kinase, producing MNESSNPLPQHAFGESADKLLNDLEAYIPESPFLHELRNSLHQLSNLKLALDTSSIVALTDHRGIIQYVNDKFCEISQYSREELIGRDHRLINSGYHTSAFMKNLWTTIRSGQVWQGEIRNRAKDNSYYWVNTTIVPFMDEEGKPYQHLAIRNEVTKLKKVEAELQTMMTQVMQIQEEERKRFSRELHDGIGQSLFSLIIQLDSQLAEQPSPVLENLRSQVTDIIKDVRGLAWELRPSVLDDLGVVPAIRTYIENFCSHYGIEVHFQCNLRKRLDIRKEIAIYRIVQEALTNVAKYADVAEAHVDVEDQGEIIQVSIWDEGIGFSEESQGEGVGLFSMEERARGVGGYMSMTSAPEQGTSIQLTIPV from the coding sequence ATGAATGAATCTTCTAATCCTTTGCCGCAGCACGCTTTTGGTGAGTCGGCTGATAAGTTACTAAATGATTTGGAAGCTTATATCCCGGAGTCCCCTTTTCTCCATGAACTGCGTAACTCACTTCACCAGCTATCCAACCTGAAACTTGCATTAGATACTTCCTCCATCGTTGCTTTGACCGATCATCGTGGCATTATTCAGTACGTGAACGACAAGTTCTGTGAGATTTCGCAGTACAGTCGTGAAGAACTGATCGGTCGGGATCATCGGCTCATTAATTCAGGCTACCATACTTCCGCGTTCATGAAAAACCTGTGGACCACCATACGCTCAGGCCAGGTATGGCAAGGAGAAATACGCAATCGGGCTAAGGATAACAGCTATTACTGGGTGAATACCACAATCGTTCCGTTCATGGACGAGGAAGGCAAACCCTATCAGCACTTAGCAATCCGTAATGAGGTCACCAAGCTGAAAAAGGTCGAGGCTGAGCTTCAGACGATGATGACGCAAGTAATGCAAATTCAGGAGGAAGAACGCAAGCGTTTTTCAAGAGAATTGCATGATGGGATCGGACAAAGCTTGTTTTCTCTAATTATTCAACTAGATAGCCAACTTGCTGAACAGCCTAGTCCTGTTCTGGAAAATCTGCGTTCACAAGTGACCGACATCATTAAAGACGTCCGCGGACTAGCATGGGAACTACGTCCCTCAGTTCTGGATGATTTAGGTGTCGTACCAGCCATACGAACCTATATTGAAAACTTTTGCTCGCATTACGGTATTGAGGTCCATTTTCAGTGTAACCTACGTAAACGCCTTGATATCCGTAAGGAAATAGCTATTTATCGGATTGTACAGGAAGCATTAACGAATGTAGCCAAGTATGCAGACGTAGCAGAAGCACATGTCGACGTAGAAGATCAGGGAGAAATCATACAAGTGAGCATTTGGGATGAGGGGATCGGATTCTCTGAAGAATCCCAAGGAGAGGGCGTTGGACTGTTTAGCATGGAAGAACGGGCTAGAGGAGTAGGAGGATATATGAGCATGACCTCCGCACCAGAGCAAGGAACCTCCATCCAGCTCACCATTCCCGTGTAA
- a CDS encoding Crp/Fnr family transcriptional regulator produces the protein MQATCMERFGDEAERTGIQLFLTEEHFELLKEIMSWKKVKAGVMLFREGDDAEQLYYIHSGHVKLRKSTEDGKELILTIQHQGDLIGEFSGIDGEEYSCTAETADACELGVVLVKDLELLLSKNGEMALQFIQWMAMKQRIMQSRFRDLLLYGKAGALASTLIRASNTCGVAVKDGILLNMKLSHSELGEMIGATRESVNRMLSSLKEQGTLDTRDGKIVIHDLKVLRAMCCCPSYGQCAHEICRL, from the coding sequence ATGCAAGCCACTTGTATGGAACGGTTTGGGGACGAGGCGGAACGCACGGGGATTCAGCTTTTTTTGACGGAGGAGCATTTTGAGCTGCTGAAAGAAATTATGTCTTGGAAAAAGGTAAAGGCAGGCGTTATGCTTTTCCGAGAGGGCGATGATGCGGAGCAGCTTTATTATATACATTCAGGCCATGTAAAACTTCGTAAGTCGACAGAAGATGGTAAAGAATTGATTTTGACCATTCAGCATCAGGGTGATCTGATCGGGGAATTCAGCGGGATAGATGGGGAAGAGTATAGCTGCACTGCGGAAACAGCCGATGCGTGTGAACTGGGTGTCGTGCTTGTTAAGGATTTGGAGTTGCTCCTGTCCAAAAACGGAGAGATGGCACTTCAGTTCATCCAATGGATGGCGATGAAGCAACGAATTATGCAATCGCGGTTTCGGGATTTACTGTTGTATGGTAAAGCAGGAGCGTTGGCGTCTACACTGATTCGTGCGAGCAACACATGCGGCGTAGCAGTGAAGGATGGCATTTTACTGAATATGAAGCTGAGTCACTCCGAACTGGGTGAGATGATTGGAGCGACACGGGAGAGTGTAAACCGAATGCTAAGCTCGCTGAAGGAGCAGGGAACTCTGGATACACGAGATGGAAAAATCGTCATTCATGATCTCAAGGTATTGCGTGCCATGTGCTGCTGCCCTTCGTACGGCCAATGTGCCCATGAGATTTGCCGACTCTAA
- a CDS encoding response regulator: MIRILVVDDHVVVRSGLMALLDGKNGIKVVGDAADGDEAIRKAVELQPNVVLMDFSMPPGKDGLTATTELKKKLPDTEVLILTMHDDEEYLFRAIQAGASGYILKSAPHEELLAAIQSVAEGSAYLYPNATKRLMSEYLDKIKQEGIAGPYESLSEREKEILSWIAKGYANKEIAEHLVISVKTVESHKSNLMEKLNLKTRPELVKFALKKGLLHYE, from the coding sequence TTGATTCGTATACTTGTAGTGGATGATCATGTTGTCGTACGTTCCGGCCTCATGGCCCTATTGGACGGCAAAAACGGCATTAAGGTGGTAGGAGATGCTGCAGACGGTGATGAGGCGATCCGCAAGGCGGTGGAGCTGCAACCCAATGTAGTGCTCATGGATTTTAGCATGCCACCTGGCAAAGACGGTCTAACAGCAACCACTGAATTAAAAAAAAAGTTGCCTGATACTGAAGTTCTTATCCTAACGATGCATGACGATGAGGAATACCTATTCCGGGCCATTCAGGCCGGGGCATCCGGATACATTTTAAAAAGTGCACCTCACGAGGAATTACTCGCAGCCATTCAGTCTGTGGCCGAAGGCAGCGCCTATTTGTACCCAAATGCGACCAAACGACTGATGAGTGAATATCTGGACAAGATCAAACAGGAAGGCATTGCCGGACCCTATGAGTCCCTTTCCGAGCGTGAAAAGGAAATTCTGTCATGGATAGCGAAAGGATATGCCAATAAGGAAATTGCCGAGCATCTGGTAATTAGCGTCAAAACCGTAGAGTCCCACAAAAGTAACCTTATGGAAAAGCTTAACCTGAAAACACGGCCTGAGTTGGTCAAATTTGCACTTAAAAAGGGGCTGCTGCACTATGAATGA
- a CDS encoding GAF domain-containing protein: MLQITDEMRKELNQLRDRIYGDLTALAFMSKSGGGKLHWYYVSGSRSNRYRLISFKVGHGIAGLAVRLGRTVTVNALLPGSIRLRQECALMLAEQLHSAIAIPFSSTGNLPNGVLLLGNRDVRTFTDSEVAEATRVAQRLGELCTHPPTS, encoded by the coding sequence ATGCTACAAATAACGGATGAAATGCGAAAAGAACTGAACCAGTTAAGGGATCGCATCTATGGAGATCTCACTGCCCTTGCATTCATGTCCAAATCAGGAGGCGGTAAGTTACATTGGTATTACGTCTCTGGCAGCCGAAGCAATCGTTATCGCCTTATTTCTTTTAAAGTGGGACACGGCATTGCCGGGCTGGCAGTTCGTCTGGGACGTACCGTGACTGTGAATGCTTTGCTGCCTGGCAGCATACGTCTGCGTCAGGAATGTGCGCTGATGCTGGCTGAGCAGCTTCATTCTGCTATAGCTATTCCCTTTTCCAGCACAGGTAATTTACCGAATGGTGTGCTACTTCTTGGTAACCGCGATGTAAGGACGTTCACCGATTCCGAAGTAGCCGAGGCAACTCGAGTCGCTCAGCGGCTTGGTGAGCTATGTACTCACCCCCCTACTTCATAA